The Deltaproteobacteria bacterium nucleotide sequence CGGTTTTCCGCAGATGCAGCATGGGCGCTTCTTTGAGACCCTTCTATATCCGAAGCTGTTGATCATCCGGACCCTCTCCCCGGCGAGCCAATTAGCTGCCCACAGCTTTGTTTGCGTCTGGGGAACGAGTCGGTAAGATGTGACATTCCCATTCAGAAATGTCAGCCTCCATCGCATACTTTGCGCCACGCTCCTGATTCTGGCTAGCTGCTAGCCGATAAAGATCAGTAAAATCCCGCACGGGTCCCAAACGTGGAAGATCTTCGTGTCGCCGCCGACTAACTCGATCCCCTTATCGTACCTGGCGTGACCGAAGTTCCCGGTGTCGATCACCTCTTTCGAGTGCGCGTGCCATGCCTCGATGTCATCGACATCGAACTTCATCATGAAATTCTCCGCCCAGTCTTTGTTGTAATAGTTCTGTAGTCGGAAGACGGCGTTTCCGAGTCTGCAATCCATCGTCCCGCCCCAGCCCTCCGTCAACTCGAAACCGAGCCCCCGGTAGAAGCGCTGCGAAACCCCGAAATCCTCGGATGGGACGTAAGTGACAAGTTCCTTTATGGTCAACGGCATTAGACTCCTGCCCGCGATCGCACGGCACTCTACAATACCCGATAACCGAACCTCACAACCAACGCCGCACTCGATTCGCGTATTCCTCGTATTTGCCCTCTTGCGACCGTCGTAAGAATTCTTCTTCCAGACGCACCTGAATCTGCATCAGGGCAAAACCTAGCGCGAAACTCGTAAGCGTGAACGCGTTCGGCAGCACGAGCACGAGGCCGAGCAGGGTGCCCATCATCCCGAGGAAAATCGGGTTCCGCGAGACACCGAAAAGGCCCGTACTCACGAGTCGGGTCTTTGCGGGGTCGATCCCGATCCGCCACGAGTCCCCCATTTGTAACTGGGCCGTCACGACCCAAATCAGCGAGGCAACCAGCAGGATGTAGCCGACGTACTGCGCTGCGCCAAACTCCAGCCAGAATATTGGCATCAGGAATTCGTCGACGCCGGGGAGGAGTGCCCTCGCCCCGATCGCCAGAAAGACGATCAGCATCACCACCTTGAACAGCGTCCCGACGTAGTCGTGGGCGCTGTCCGTCCCGCCGAACGTGACCGGGTTGCTCCCGGTGCGTTTCCAGACCCGGTACGTCGGCAGAACGAACGCAACGGTAAGGTAAACGATTAGGTAGATAAGTAGCGTGTAACGATCCATGTTTTTTAGAATCTTTTTTTGGCGCTCCGCCGTGCCCCCTTACGCCGCGCCGTGAATTGCCTTCGCGCCTTGCGGTTCAATCCGGCGGCCTTCATGTCCCGCTTCGAAAATCTGAACCGGCGCAGAGCGGACCTCGAAAGGGCATAAAGAACTGCGGTCAATACGACAGCCACGACAACGGTGACCCAAAATGTGGCGGATTTATCCATCGGCGCGTTTCCCGAGTTTCAAGATTCGCAATGCTCCGCGGACGACCACGACGAACACGATCATACCGACGATCAGATCCGGCTTGTTCGATCCGAATAGGTAGACCAGCACGCCGGCCGCTATCACGCCGAGGTTGATGACCACGTCGTTGGACGTGAAGATCGCGCTCGCCTGCATGTGTGCTTCGTTGCTTTTTGATTTCTGGAGTAGGTATAGGCAGAACCCGTTCGCGACCAGGGCGAGGAGCGAGACGACGATCATCGTCGCGAAGTCCGGCATCTCCTCGACGCCAAGGAATCTGCGGATGACCTCGACGAAACCGACGACGGCGAGTGCCAGCTGAAAATAACCCGCAAGTCTTGCGATGCGCTGTTTTCGAGCCAGGGCGGCGCCGACCGCGAACAAGCTGATGCCATAGACGAACGAGTCGGCCAGCATGTCGAGGCTGTCAGCGACCAGCCCCATCGAACCGGAGATCAAGCCGGTGGTCATCTCGATCGCGAAAAATCCGAAGTTGATCGCGAGGACTGTCCACAATAATCTCCTTTGCTTTGCGGGTTCTTCGAATTGGACCTCTTCCGATTGCTCGGTGCTGACGCGGGTGCCGCCCAAATTCAGATCCGCGATCGAACTTTCGATCGCGTCCAGCCGCCCTTCGTGATGCACGGTCAGCCGCCGCTGCGGGATGTCGAAGGCGAGGTATTTTATCCCGGCGATCCCGTCGAGCCTCAGCCTGATCAGGTTCTCCTCGGACGGGCAGTCCATTTGCGGTATTTGAAAAACTGTTTTCTCCATTCCTTTAATCAACCTTCGGCCTTTCGTTTTGCCAGCAGACAAAATGACCGTCGGGGCAACTCGTCTACTTCTTGAATGCCACGGTGCCGGAATTGATAGACGGATCAAGTCCGCTTACGGTCTTTGCCCGTGCGAGCATGTCGGGTGATAAGTCAACGCCGACGACGGAAAATCCATGTTTTGCGAACGCGATGCTCTGCGCCCCAGTTCCGCAAGCCATATCGAACACCTTCGCGCCAGGAGATAAGCCCGAATCGCTTACAACCTTTTCTCGTATGTGACGCGCGAAAATCTCAGCGAAGTCATAAACCGGCGCCATCCTCCGAAACCATCGGACGTTATGCCATTCGTGCTGCTTTGCGATATCGCGCAGGTTCCGGCTCATCTCCTTCTCCGGCCGTCTAGATGTGTACCCGCCCCGAGCATGCCCCGTTGCGTTTCTTAAAGTGGTTTTCGCGCTTTGTGAAGGCGAATCGTGCCGAAAAATGTTCCGAAACTTGCCGTTTCATCGATTTCAATAAGACCGGCTTCCGCGACAAGTTCCGGCAACCGTCCCTGCAGGCTGTCCTTGGTCGTCGCGCCGTCGAGCCAGATGATCGGCTGGGAGGCTGCCTTCATCAGAACATTTGCGGCCTTTCCCCAATCGGCAAGGTGCAATGTGCCTCCCGCCTTCAAAACCCTGAATACTTCTTCAAGAGTTCTTCGCTTGTTTGCGGGCGTCAAATGATGAAAGAACAAGCTCGTCACGATCGCGTCGAAATACTCAGCCGGGTACGGCATTGTGGTGGATAAAGCTTCGCTGAAATTTATTTCAGCACCGCTGGCGGCGGCTTTGCGGCGGGCAATGCGAAGAATTCTCGCGTCGCCGTCAAGCCCATGAGTTTCTGCATGAGGAAATCTACGTTTCAGCGCGACGGTCAAGGTCGCCGTCCCGCAAGCCAAATCCAACAGGCGCCCGCTTGACGGGATGTCGATTTGCTCGACCAACTTTGTTTTGAATACCTTCTCCCGCGTGGTCCACTTCACCACCGTGTCGTAAAGGGGCGTAAGAAAATCGAACCCTAATGCGGGAATGTAGTTCTCTTTACCTTCTGTTTTCATTGCTATTTGCGACGAGGTGTCTTCGGACCGGCACTCTTTTTCGAGGAAAAAAGATATGGCGGTTTATAAAAACTCTTCGACATGCCGAAAGCCTTCGTCGAAAAGATTGGCGATGTGCTCATCGTCGAGCGTGTAGTAGGCGATCTTTCCTTCCCTGCGAAAACGGACGAGTTTCATCTGCCGCAGCGTCCGCAGGGAATGCGAAACCGCCGACTGCGAAACGCCCAACAGATTGGCGATGTCGCAGACGCACAATTCCTCTTTCGACAGCGCGAACGCGATCTTGATTCGCGTAGGGTCACCCAAGATCCTGAAAGTCTCGGCGAGTAAGCCGATCGCCTCCGCCGACTTCATCGCAGTGCGAACATTTTCCACTTTACCTTCGTCGACGAATTGGATTTCGCAGGCGTCGCCTACGGCAGGTGTCGCTTTTACGCTCATAGTTCTACTCGTTCGAATCACTTTTCTCAGAATCCCAAATGCCTGCCGCCCTGATAAATAAGGAAGGTGACGACATAAGCCAGTGCGGTCATGTAACCGACTTGAAAAAACGTCCAACCCCACGAGTTCGTTTCGCGCCTGACGGTCGCGAACGTGGACATACACTGAAACGCCAAAAGGTAGAAGATCATCGTCGTGAGCGCTAGCAGCGGGGTCCACACGGGGGAACCGTCGTCCCTTTTTGCGTCGCGCATCGCTTGAAGCAACGATGCCGAGGTCGCATCCTCGTCCTTGCCGACGTTGTACAAAATACTCATCGTCGAAACGAAAGTCTCCCGCGCGGCGAAACTCGAGATCAACCCGATGCCGATCTTCCAGTCGTACCCGAGCGGCGCGATCACCGGCTCGATGGTTTTGCCCATCCGCCCCGCGAGACTGTAACGAAGCTGCTCGGCAGCGGCGGCGGTTTCGATTTGCTTTTGTTGTTCTTCCTCCGACTCGTTCGCTCTTTCAACTTGCGTTTCGGTCGCGACCGTCGCGGCCGCGTCGCCTTTCGGCGGACGCGGGAAATTCGCCAGAGCCCAGAGGATGATCGAGATCGCCAGGATCACCGTTCCGGCGCGTTTGACGAACATCCCGGCGCGCTGGTAGACGTTCAGGAAGACGACCTTGAAGTTTGGCATCCGGTAGGGCGGCAACTCCATCAACAGCGGCGGCGGCGGGGCTTTCAGGATCGTACGCTTCAAAATGAAAGCGACGATGATGGCCGTGACCACGCCCAGGATATACATCGACAAGATCAGTACCGCCCCGACCGACACGAACCCGAACACGTACTGCCCGGTGAAAAAAGCCCCGACCATCATCGTGTAGACTGGGAGCCTCGCCGAGCAACTCATGAACGGCGCGATCATGATCGTCGCCAGACGGTCTTTCGGGTTTTCGATCGTGCGGGTCGCCATCACCCCCGGGATCGCGCACGCGAAACTGCTCATCAGGGGCACGAAGGCTTTGCCGTGCAATCCGGCTTTGCTCATCAATTTATCGAGCAGGAAAGCCGCCCGCGCCATGTACCCCGTGTCCTCGAGGATCGAGATGAAGAAAAACAGCAAAACGATCTGCGGGAGGAAGATCATCACGCCGCCGACCCCGGCGATGACGCCGTTGGCGATCAGATCGTTCAGTACTCCGGGCGGAAGCGAGTTCCGGGCCGCATCCTGCAGGGAGCCGAAGACCGAATCGAGCAGGTCCATCGGCAGTTGCGCCCACGAAAAGATCGTTTGGAAAACGAACAACAGGATTCCGATGAGGATCAGAAGCCCGAAAAATTTATGCGTCAATACGGCGTCGAGCTTTTCGCTGAACGCACGCCCGCCGGAATCGCGCTCTTTGACCGACTCCTGCACGGCGTCGGAGATCCAACTGTACCGCGCAAGGATCGAGGCGTTGCCGTTTTCCGACTGGGCTTCACCGTTGCGATCGAAGAACGGAAAATCCGCCGGCGCAGGTGCCTCATTTCGGATAGCCTCGTCGATCGCCCTCGTCAGTTCGTCGAGCCCGCGCCGCTTACCCGCGACGACGGGGACGACCGGCACCTTCAGATGTGAAGATAGCTTCGCGGCGTCGATTTCTGTTTTCCGAGATTCGGCTTCGTCGATCATGGTGAGTGCGACGACGATCGGGATCCGGTACTCAAGAAGCTGCGTGAATAGATATAGATTTCTGTCCAGATTCGTCGCGTCGACGACGGCGATGATGCAGTCGGGCGCGTTCAAGCCGGATATCTTGCCGGTCAACGCGCCACGGGCGATTTCCTCGTCGATCGAATTCGCATTGAGACTGTAGAGCCCGGGCAAATCGATCAATCGCACCGCCTCGCCGCCGACGTGCCAGGCGCCCTCCTTTCGCTCCACCGTCACGCCCGGATAGTTCGCGACCTTCTGCCGCATGCCCGTCAGCGCGTTGAAAAGCGTCGTTTTCCCGGCGTTCGGATTTCCGGCTAGCGTGATGGTGAGCATGCCACTGCCTACGGAAGTTTGTGCGGGTGAAATTGTTGCCATGGGCGATATTATTTTCGGCATCGCCTCGAATTTGCACATATGAACAGGCATTCATATGATATTTCAACATAACGCAGAAATTTCCGGCCGTCAACGCCGCGGTTCTGATTCAACTTTTGACTATTTGTAGCTAAGCAGCCGCAAGCTGTTCAAAATCACGAGCACGGTGACACCGACGTCCGCGAAGATCGCGAGGGCGAGGCTGCTGAGGCCGAGGATCGCCAAGGTCACGAACACCAGCTTCGTGACGATGGCGGCGGTCGTGTTGATCTGGATCGTCGCGACGGCCCGCCTGCCTAGGCGGACGAGGTAAGGGATCAACTCGAGGCGGTCGTTCAGAATCGCGATCGAGGCCGCTTCGATAGCGGTGTCGGAGCCCGCCGCGCCCATCGCCACGCCAACGCTGGAGAGGGCGAGCGCCGGGGCGTCGTTGACGCCGTCGCCG carries:
- a CDS encoding glyoxalase: MPLTIKELVTYVPSEDFGVSQRFYRGLGFELTEGWGGTMDCRLGNAVFRLQNYYNKDWAENFMMKFDVDDIEAWHAHSKEVIDTGNFGHARYDKGIELVGGDTKIFHVWDPCGILLIFIG
- a CDS encoding methyltransferase domain-containing protein, translated to MSRNLRDIAKQHEWHNVRWFRRMAPVYDFAEIFARHIREKVVSDSGLSPGAKVFDMACGTGAQSIAFAKHGFSVVGVDLSPDMLARAKTVSGLDPSINSGTVAFKK
- a CDS encoding winged helix-turn-helix transcriptional regulator; the protein is MKSAEAIGLLAETFRILGDPTRIKIAFALSKEELCVCDIANLLGVSQSAVSHSLRTLRQMKLVRFRREGKIAYYTLDDEHIANLFDEGFRHVEEFL
- a CDS encoding isoprenylcysteine carboxylmethyltransferase family protein, translated to MDRYTLLIYLIVYLTVAFVLPTYRVWKRTGSNPVTFGGTDSAHDYVGTLFKVVMLIVFLAIGARALLPGVDEFLMPIFWLEFGAAQYVGYILLVASLIWVVTAQLQMGDSWRIGIDPAKTRLVSTGLFGVSRNPIFLGMMGTLLGLVLVLPNAFTLTSFALGFALMQIQVRLEEEFLRRSQEGKYEEYANRVRRWL
- the feoB gene encoding ferrous iron transport protein B, which produces MLTITLAGNPNAGKTTLFNALTGMRQKVANYPGVTVERKEGAWHVGGEAVRLIDLPGLYSLNANSIDEEIARGALTGKISGLNAPDCIIAVVDATNLDRNLYLFTQLLEYRIPIVVALTMIDEAESRKTEIDAAKLSSHLKVPVVPVVAGKRRGLDELTRAIDEAIRNEAPAPADFPFFDRNGEAQSENGNASILARYSWISDAVQESVKERDSGGRAFSEKLDAVLTHKFFGLLILIGILLFVFQTIFSWAQLPMDLLDSVFGSLQDAARNSLPPGVLNDLIANGVIAGVGGVMIFLPQIVLLFFFISILEDTGYMARAAFLLDKLMSKAGLHGKAFVPLMSSFACAIPGVMATRTIENPKDRLATIMIAPFMSCSARLPVYTMMVGAFFTGQYVFGFVSVGAVLILSMYILGVVTAIIVAFILKRTILKAPPPPLLMELPPYRMPNFKVVFLNVYQRAGMFVKRAGTVILAISIILWALANFPRPPKGDAAATVATETQVERANESEEEQQKQIETAAAAEQLRYSLAGRMGKTIEPVIAPLGYDWKIGIGLISSFAARETFVSTMSILYNVGKDEDATSASLLQAMRDAKRDDGSPVWTPLLALTTMIFYLLAFQCMSTFATVRRETNSWGWTFFQVGYMTALAYVVTFLIYQGGRHLGF
- a CDS encoding class I SAM-dependent methyltransferase, which translates into the protein MKTEGKENYIPALGFDFLTPLYDTVVKWTTREKVFKTKLVEQIDIPSSGRLLDLACGTATLTVALKRRFPHAETHGLDGDARILRIARRKAAASGAEINFSEALSTTMPYPAEYFDAIVTSLFFHHLTPANKRRTLEEVFRVLKAGGTLHLADWGKAANVLMKAASQPIIWLDGATTKDSLQGRLPELVAEAGLIEIDETASFGTFFGTIRLHKARKPL
- a CDS encoding cation transporter, which gives rise to MEKTVFQIPQMDCPSEENLIRLRLDGIAGIKYLAFDIPQRRLTVHHEGRLDAIESSIADLNLGGTRVSTEQSEEVQFEEPAKQRRLLWTVLAINFGFFAIEMTTGLISGSMGLVADSLDMLADSFVYGISLFAVGAALARKQRIARLAGYFQLALAVVGFVEVIRRFLGVEEMPDFATMIVVSLLALVANGFCLYLLQKSKSNEAHMQASAIFTSNDVVINLGVIAAGVLVYLFGSNKPDLIVGMIVFVVVVRGALRILKLGKRADG